A single Oryzias melastigma strain HK-1 linkage group LG24, ASM292280v2, whole genome shotgun sequence DNA region contains:
- the hlx1 gene encoding H2.0-like homeobox protein isoform X2: protein MYTAGLNPFYASNFSLWSAYCAGGFAVDTMKKPSFCIADILQAGDAENIPGSSALMVHMAHPHHHHHHHHRAQQAHSGSSPLRPSPVAPDSSVFGARVSPASPYHRHGLQVTRTAFNSQQGPPTSSKDLKFGIDRILSTDFDPKSKEKSSLRGPYAVLTKDTMPQTYKRKRSWSRAVFSNLQRKGLEKRFEIQKYVTKPDRKQLAAMLGLTDAQVKVWFQNRRMKWRHSKEAQAQKDKEKESKPDKSLSEAGSREPKEPLESECESEGRSECESEEAEEEDEEEAEEEEGSADGHLDISDHNKTSVIMSGSAQANCADAAQAVTDTAAAQVLI, encoded by the exons ATGTACACCGCCGGTCTCAACCCGTTTTACGCATCAAATTTTAGCCTCTGGTCCGCGTACTGCGCCGGAGGCTTCGCTGTGGATACAATGAAGAAGCCGTCCTTCTGCATTGCAGACATTTTACAGGCAGGAGATGCGGAGAACATCCCGGGATCATCTGCCCTCATGGTGCACATGgcacacccccaccaccaccaccatcaccaccaccgCGCTCAGCAGGCGCACTCCGGCAGCTCCCCTCTGCGTCCGTCCCCCGTTGCGCCGGACTCGTCGGTCTTTGGTGCGCGCGTGAGTCCGGCGTCTCCGTACCACAGACACGGACTACAAGTGACCAGAACTGCGTTTAACTCCCAGCAAGGACCACCGACATCAAGCAAAGACCTCAAATTTGGAATTGATCGAATATTATCCACGGATTTTGAtccaaaaagcaaagaaaagtcGTCGTTAAGAG ggCCGTATGCCGTCCTCACCAAAGACACAATGCCTCAGACCTACAAGAGGAAGAGGTCTTGGTCCAGGGCCGTGTTCTCAAACCTGCAGAGGAAAGGGCTGGAGAAGAGATTTGAAATTCAGAAGTACGTCACCAAACCTGACAGAAAGCAGCTGGCAGCCATGCTGGGCCTTACAGATGCTCAG GTGAAGGTGTGGTTCCAGAACAGACGCATGAAGTGGAGACACTCCAAAGAGGCCCAGGCTCAGAAGGACAAGGAGAAGGAGTCGAAGCCGGACAAAAGCCTGTCGGAGGCGGGCAGCAGAGAGCCCAAGGAGCCGCTGGAGTCTGAATGTGAGAGCGAGGGCCGGAGCGAGTGCGAATCCGAGGAGGccgaggaggaggatgaggaggaggcggaggaggaaGAAGGGAGCGCAGATGGACATTTGGACATTTCTGACCACAACAAAACCAGCGTGATCATGAGCGGGAGCGCGCAGGCCAATTGCGCAGACGCGGCGCAGGCGGTCACGGACACAGCGGCCGCGCAGGTGCTCATATGA
- the hlx1 gene encoding H2.0-like homeobox protein isoform X1 — translation MYTAGLNPFYASNFSLWSAYCAGGFAVDTMKKPSFCIADILQAGDAENIPGSSALMVHMAHPHHHHHHHHRAQQAHSGSSPLRPSPVAPDSSVFGARVSPASPYHRHGLQVTRTAFNSQQGPPTSSKDLKFGIDRILSTDFDPKSKEKSSLRDLTSIVSSNRQSGIQIPVPPPASQYFSSIDPGMSDASSMMSSLGSSSSRHSGQHQFQDTFPGPYAVLTKDTMPQTYKRKRSWSRAVFSNLQRKGLEKRFEIQKYVTKPDRKQLAAMLGLTDAQVKVWFQNRRMKWRHSKEAQAQKDKEKESKPDKSLSEAGSREPKEPLESECESEGRSECESEEAEEEDEEEAEEEEGSADGHLDISDHNKTSVIMSGSAQANCADAAQAVTDTAAAQVLI, via the exons ATGTACACCGCCGGTCTCAACCCGTTTTACGCATCAAATTTTAGCCTCTGGTCCGCGTACTGCGCCGGAGGCTTCGCTGTGGATACAATGAAGAAGCCGTCCTTCTGCATTGCAGACATTTTACAGGCAGGAGATGCGGAGAACATCCCGGGATCATCTGCCCTCATGGTGCACATGgcacacccccaccaccaccaccatcaccaccaccgCGCTCAGCAGGCGCACTCCGGCAGCTCCCCTCTGCGTCCGTCCCCCGTTGCGCCGGACTCGTCGGTCTTTGGTGCGCGCGTGAGTCCGGCGTCTCCGTACCACAGACACGGACTACAAGTGACCAGAACTGCGTTTAACTCCCAGCAAGGACCACCGACATCAAGCAAAGACCTCAAATTTGGAATTGATCGAATATTATCCACGGATTTTGAtccaaaaagcaaagaaaagtcGTCGTTAAGAG ATCTCACATCTATCGTTAGCTCGAACCGTCAGTCAGGTATCCAAATCCCCGTTCCACCTCCGGCCAGCCAGTACTTCTCCTCCATAGACCCCGGGATGAGCGACGCGTCCTCCATGATGAGTTCActaggcagcagcagcagcagacactCAGGCCAGCATCAGTTTCAGGACACCTTTCCAG ggCCGTATGCCGTCCTCACCAAAGACACAATGCCTCAGACCTACAAGAGGAAGAGGTCTTGGTCCAGGGCCGTGTTCTCAAACCTGCAGAGGAAAGGGCTGGAGAAGAGATTTGAAATTCAGAAGTACGTCACCAAACCTGACAGAAAGCAGCTGGCAGCCATGCTGGGCCTTACAGATGCTCAG GTGAAGGTGTGGTTCCAGAACAGACGCATGAAGTGGAGACACTCCAAAGAGGCCCAGGCTCAGAAGGACAAGGAGAAGGAGTCGAAGCCGGACAAAAGCCTGTCGGAGGCGGGCAGCAGAGAGCCCAAGGAGCCGCTGGAGTCTGAATGTGAGAGCGAGGGCCGGAGCGAGTGCGAATCCGAGGAGGccgaggaggaggatgaggaggaggcggaggaggaaGAAGGGAGCGCAGATGGACATTTGGACATTTCTGACCACAACAAAACCAGCGTGATCATGAGCGGGAGCGCGCAGGCCAATTGCGCAGACGCGGCGCAGGCGGTCACGGACACAGCGGCCGCGCAGGTGCTCATATGA